The following are encoded in a window of Mycolicibacterium tusciae JS617 genomic DNA:
- a CDS encoding mycoredoxin produces MSAELTMYTTSWCGYCARLKKVLKAEGIAFAEVDIEADPAAAQFVASANGGNQTVPTLKFPDGSTLTNPSGADVKKKLGR; encoded by the coding sequence ATGAGTGCTGAGTTGACCATGTACACCACCTCGTGGTGCGGCTATTGCGCGCGCCTGAAGAAGGTCCTGAAGGCCGAGGGCATCGCGTTCGCCGAGGTCGACATCGAGGCCGATCCCGCCGCGGCGCAGTTCGTGGCCTCGGCCAACGGTGGCAATCAGACGGTGCCGACGCTGAAGTTTCCCGACGGCAGCACGCTGACCAATCCCAGTGGAGCCGACGTCAAGAAAAAGCTCGGCCGCTAG
- a CDS encoding endonuclease/exonuclease/phosphatase family protein, with product MSALRLMTFNVQMLPLVAALTGGTSDDAEERAERVANAILDLPPAEQPDVIAFNEVFSEDGRDKLQNMLAAWGNMVVKMDDGGILDEDSGLMLVSKLPFQTLPTGGKLYEHFYSDSADTDAKAAKGVGIVQVPRPDETTTIAFTHLQASYTSEGQYRDIRAKQFGAIHSALSQVLGSDDDEWRNVILVGDLNVRGDAGATTNEWAKTFKSSGSPFQKTFYDGWRSYMHPPVSDDEVDPGFTNIDISNGKQKRLDYHCFTQAGVPSTGAVPHHMFTRLRDQSDHFALEAVIERWSPNCCPAQAIEMKTIDPYVSGAGEPTTMRLIKVNFRDIEAFQWIYVDRPGTFTVYAPPNVRVRLFLETDLSSPISMKDTLLVTNTPPGAQEGVAEAPLDPEGSTFATRRPFFIALQLDAVDPGPATVAVFEHLGDAPERAIWLTPHVEVRSSFPPGQPLGTDDVCWFKAKFPTTFAGTPHDETFTFRNGTGETVSVTLTDTALTKLGFVEGAQSSLDLVANAAGDEVRLFAMKRGSYDAAGFTCFWNSPLTYLALDKATGFFVNDESGPDAIGDDEIELDIGVDGATLFTGAWGSADTGERWTVLPNELRSRLAAVLPGQRRLPFASSILVSYIEEDAAASGWLAEVIDPLAAGEPDDVDRVLPLPVSDTLSDGLYTFFYSLSRFPD from the coding sequence ATGTCCGCTTTGCGACTCATGACGTTCAACGTGCAGATGCTCCCGCTGGTAGCGGCGCTCACGGGTGGTACGAGCGACGACGCGGAGGAACGCGCCGAACGGGTCGCCAACGCCATCCTCGACCTGCCACCGGCCGAACAGCCGGACGTCATCGCCTTCAACGAGGTGTTCAGCGAGGACGGTCGCGACAAGCTGCAGAACATGCTGGCTGCCTGGGGGAACATGGTCGTGAAGATGGATGACGGCGGAATCCTCGATGAGGACTCCGGGCTGATGCTGGTCAGCAAGTTGCCGTTTCAGACGTTGCCCACCGGCGGAAAGCTCTACGAACACTTCTACAGCGACAGCGCCGATACTGATGCGAAAGCCGCCAAAGGCGTTGGCATTGTGCAGGTTCCGCGCCCTGACGAGACCACCACCATTGCGTTCACGCATCTACAGGCGTCGTACACGAGTGAGGGTCAGTACCGCGACATCCGCGCAAAACAATTCGGCGCGATTCACTCCGCGCTGTCGCAGGTGCTGGGATCTGATGACGACGAATGGCGCAACGTCATCCTGGTCGGAGATCTCAACGTCCGGGGCGATGCGGGTGCCACGACCAATGAATGGGCGAAGACGTTCAAGAGCTCGGGTTCGCCGTTCCAGAAGACGTTCTATGACGGCTGGCGCTCGTACATGCATCCGCCGGTGAGCGACGACGAGGTGGATCCGGGATTCACCAACATCGACATTTCGAACGGTAAGCAGAAACGGCTGGACTATCACTGCTTCACCCAAGCTGGCGTGCCGTCGACGGGCGCGGTGCCACACCACATGTTCACGCGGCTGCGCGATCAGAGCGACCATTTCGCCCTCGAGGCGGTCATCGAGCGGTGGTCGCCGAACTGCTGCCCGGCCCAGGCGATCGAAATGAAAACCATCGACCCGTATGTGTCGGGTGCGGGTGAGCCGACGACGATGCGGCTGATCAAGGTCAACTTCCGCGACATCGAGGCATTTCAATGGATTTACGTCGACCGACCCGGCACCTTCACCGTCTACGCGCCGCCCAACGTGCGGGTGCGGCTTTTCCTGGAAACCGACTTGAGCAGTCCCATCTCGATGAAGGACACGCTGTTGGTGACCAACACTCCGCCCGGAGCTCAGGAAGGGGTGGCCGAAGCGCCCCTCGATCCCGAAGGCAGCACCTTCGCCACCCGGCGGCCGTTCTTCATCGCACTGCAGTTGGACGCTGTTGACCCGGGACCCGCAACGGTGGCGGTGTTCGAGCATCTCGGGGATGCACCGGAGCGCGCGATCTGGCTGACACCCCACGTCGAGGTGCGGTCGAGCTTCCCACCGGGACAACCGCTCGGAACGGACGACGTCTGCTGGTTCAAGGCGAAGTTCCCGACGACCTTCGCGGGGACCCCGCACGATGAGACATTCACGTTCAGGAACGGCACGGGTGAAACCGTGTCGGTGACACTCACCGACACTGCGCTGACCAAATTGGGTTTTGTGGAGGGCGCGCAGTCGTCCCTTGACCTCGTCGCCAACGCCGCGGGCGATGAAGTGCGGTTGTTCGCTATGAAACGAGGCTCTTACGACGCGGCGGGCTTCACGTGCTTCTGGAATTCGCCGCTGACCTATCTCGCACTGGACAAGGCGACCGGGTTCTTCGTCAACGACGAGTCCGGACCGGACGCCATCGGCGACGACGAGATCGAGCTCGACATCGGTGTCGACGGCGCAACGCTGTTCACCGGCGCGTGGGGTTCAGCTGACACCGGCGAGCGCTGGACGGTGCTACCCAACGAGCTACGCAGCCGGCTGGCCGCGGTGCTGCCGGGCCAGCGACGCCTCCCGTTCGCATCGAGCATCCTGGTGTCCTACATCGAGGAGGACGCCGCCGCGTCCGGATGGCTGGCGGAGGTCATCGACCCGCTGGCGGCGGGCGAGCCCGACGACGTCGACCGGGTCCTGCCGCTACCGGTGTCTGACACTCTCTCCGACGGGCTCTACACGTTCTTCTACTCGCTCAGCCGCTTCCCGGACTAG
- the nudC gene encoding NAD(+) diphosphatase, whose protein sequence is MSGGFRLRNVPLLSRVGADRSDTLRTDVDAALAGWADARVLRVDRRNQVLISEGSVVLGKAAALGAKPPENAVFLGRLADGTHVWGIRAALEGPEDPHTETEVLDLRRAGPIFDDVSAQLVATATALLNWHDSARFSAIDGAPTKPIKGGWARVNATAGHEEFPRIDPAVICLVHDGHDRAVLARQTVWPQRLFSLLAGFVEAGESFEACVVREIAEEIGLHVTDVEYLGSQPWPFPRSLMVGFHAIGDPEQEFSFNDGEIAEAAWFTKDEVRAALADGDWSSDSPSRLLLPGSISIAREIIESWAALD, encoded by the coding sequence ATGAGTGGAGGATTCCGGCTCCGCAACGTCCCGCTGCTGTCCCGCGTCGGCGCCGACCGCTCCGACACGCTGCGCACCGATGTCGATGCAGCGTTGGCCGGTTGGGCGGATGCTCGCGTGCTGCGCGTCGACCGTCGCAACCAGGTGCTGATCTCCGAGGGCAGCGTGGTGCTCGGAAAAGCCGCCGCCCTAGGTGCCAAGCCTCCGGAGAATGCGGTGTTCCTCGGACGGCTGGCCGACGGCACACACGTATGGGGAATCCGCGCGGCGCTGGAGGGCCCCGAGGATCCGCACACCGAGACCGAGGTGCTCGACCTGCGCCGCGCCGGCCCGATCTTTGACGACGTCAGCGCCCAGCTGGTCGCGACCGCCACGGCGCTGCTGAATTGGCACGACAGCGCGCGGTTCAGTGCGATCGATGGTGCGCCGACCAAGCCGATCAAGGGTGGCTGGGCCAGGGTCAACGCGACCGCAGGCCACGAGGAGTTCCCCCGCATCGACCCGGCGGTGATCTGCCTCGTCCACGACGGCCATGACCGTGCAGTGCTCGCCCGGCAGACGGTGTGGCCGCAGCGGCTGTTCTCGCTGCTGGCCGGTTTCGTCGAGGCGGGGGAGTCGTTCGAAGCGTGTGTCGTCCGCGAGATCGCTGAGGAGATCGGGCTGCACGTCACCGATGTCGAATACCTGGGCAGTCAGCCGTGGCCGTTTCCGCGGTCGCTGATGGTCGGGTTCCACGCGATCGGTGACCCCGAACAGGAGTTCTCGTTCAACGACGGCGAGATCGCCGAGGCGGCGTGGTTCACCAAAGATGAGGTACGCGCTGCGCTGGCCGACGGCGACTGGAGCAGCGACTCGCCATCGAGGCTTCTGCTGCCCGGATCGATTTCGATCGCCCGCGAAATCATTGAATCCTGGGCCGCGCTGGATTAG
- a CDS encoding IS110 family transposase — MKYAPTVLAAEPANGLTSGIDWARDDHAVSIVDDRGVEIHRILIEHNAAGLRTLVSTLARRGVTEVAIERSDGPIVDALLAAGITVVVISPNQLKNLRGRYGSAGNKDDRFDAFVLADTLRTDRTRLRPLVPDTAETIALRTACRARKDLIGHRVALANQLREHLNRVFPGAVGLFADLDSPISLTFLTRFDSQDRADWLSPTRLGAWLASVGYTGGMDPAVLHTRLITAPRGATGEQGAAHARVTGALVATLKTLVEQIKSLSDDIAEQLAAHTDGHIFASLPRSGKIRAAKLLAEIGDCRGRFPTPESLACLAGVAPSTRQSGTMRTVGFRWSCDKHLRDAVTDFAADSRHANPWAADLYNRARAHKHDHTHATRIVARAWLFVIWHCWQDGAAYDPAQHRALQTLLNNQKAAA, encoded by the coding sequence ATGAAGTATGCCCCAACGGTCTTGGCGGCGGAACCCGCCAACGGATTGACCAGTGGAATCGATTGGGCCCGTGACGATCACGCGGTATCGATCGTCGACGACCGCGGCGTCGAGATCCACCGAATCCTCATCGAACACAACGCCGCGGGACTGCGCACGCTGGTAAGCACATTGGCCCGACGCGGGGTCACCGAAGTGGCCATCGAACGTTCCGACGGCCCCATCGTCGATGCGCTGCTGGCCGCCGGCATCACCGTGGTGGTGATCAGCCCCAACCAACTCAAGAACCTGCGGGGACGCTACGGGTCGGCCGGCAACAAAGACGACCGGTTCGACGCCTTCGTGCTCGCCGACACCCTGCGCACCGACCGCACCCGGCTGCGCCCCCTGGTCCCCGACACCGCCGAAACCATCGCGTTGCGCACTGCGTGCCGAGCGCGAAAGGATCTCATCGGCCATCGGGTCGCACTGGCCAACCAGCTGCGCGAACACCTCAACCGCGTCTTCCCCGGCGCCGTGGGCCTGTTCGCCGACCTCGACTCGCCGATCAGCCTGACGTTCCTGACCCGCTTCGACAGCCAAGATCGCGCCGACTGGCTCAGCCCCACCCGACTGGGCGCCTGGCTGGCCTCGGTGGGATACACCGGCGGCATGGATCCCGCGGTCCTGCACACCCGCCTGATCACCGCACCTCGAGGCGCGACTGGCGAGCAAGGCGCGGCCCACGCCCGCGTCACCGGCGCGCTCGTGGCCACCCTCAAAACCCTCGTCGAACAGATCAAGTCCCTCTCCGACGACATCGCCGAACAACTCGCCGCCCACACCGACGGACACATCTTCGCCAGCCTGCCCCGATCCGGGAAAATCAGAGCGGCGAAGCTTCTCGCCGAAATCGGGGACTGCCGCGGCCGCTTCCCCACCCCCGAATCCCTGGCCTGCCTGGCCGGCGTGGCACCCTCCACCCGACAATCGGGCACCATGCGAACCGTCGGATTCCGCTGGTCGTGCGACAAACACCTGCGCGACGCAGTCACCGACTTCGCCGCCGACTCCCGACACGCCAACCCCTGGGCCGCCGACCTCTACAACCGCGCCCGCGCCCACAAACACGACCACACCCACGCCACCCGAATCGTGGCCCGCGCCTGGCTCTTCGTCATCTGGCACTGCTGGCAAGACGGAGCCGCATACGACCCGGCTCAACACCGAGCCCTTCAAACCCTGCTCAACAACCAAAAAGCCGCCGCCTGA
- a CDS encoding potassium channel family protein, which yields MAKGRLRRRLRRFDQTLADQPVHALTDTVQIPTEQVSPTQRIIRRVFYALGALFAAVLIVYLDRHGYRDVEATPNANDPLSFLDCLYYATVSLSTTGYGDITPVTPSARLVNVLVITPLRIAFLIVLIGTTVETLTTQSRQVYQIQRWRNKVRNHIVIVGYGTKGRTAAAAMIGDEVAPADIVVVDEDPVALERAKSAGLVTVRGSATDSEILRLASAQHAKAIIVATNRDDAAVLVTLTARELAPNAKIIAAVREAENQHLLEQAGADSTVVTSETSGRLLGIAVQTPSVVEMMEDLLTPDAGFAIAEREVTPKEVGGSPRHNTDIVLGVVRAGKLVRVDDEQVDALENGDRLLYIRSADAER from the coding sequence ATGGCTAAGGGAAGATTGCGGCGTCGGCTCCGCCGATTCGACCAGACCTTGGCCGATCAGCCGGTCCACGCGCTGACCGATACGGTGCAGATCCCGACCGAACAGGTCAGCCCGACACAGCGCATCATCCGGCGGGTCTTCTACGCCCTTGGTGCGCTGTTCGCCGCCGTTCTGATCGTCTACCTGGACCGGCACGGCTATCGCGACGTCGAAGCCACCCCGAACGCCAATGACCCGCTGTCGTTCCTGGACTGCCTGTACTACGCCACGGTGTCACTGTCGACCACCGGGTACGGCGACATCACCCCGGTGACCCCGTCCGCCCGGCTGGTCAACGTCCTGGTCATCACGCCGCTTCGGATCGCGTTTCTGATCGTGCTGATCGGGACGACGGTCGAAACGCTCACTACGCAGTCGCGGCAGGTCTACCAAATCCAGCGATGGAGGAACAAGGTGCGCAACCACATCGTCATCGTGGGCTACGGCACGAAGGGCAGGACCGCGGCCGCCGCGATGATCGGCGACGAAGTGGCACCGGCGGATATCGTCGTCGTCGACGAGGACCCGGTCGCCCTCGAACGCGCCAAGAGTGCTGGCCTCGTCACCGTGCGCGGCAGCGCGACCGACTCGGAGATTCTGCGGCTGGCCAGCGCCCAGCACGCCAAGGCGATCATCGTCGCGACCAACCGTGATGACGCCGCGGTCCTGGTCACCCTTACCGCGCGTGAGTTGGCGCCCAACGCCAAGATCATCGCCGCAGTGCGAGAAGCCGAGAACCAACACCTCCTCGAGCAGGCGGGCGCGGATTCGACCGTGGTCACCTCCGAGACTTCCGGCCGGCTGCTGGGCATAGCGGTACAGACCCCGAGCGTTGTCGAGATGATGGAAGACCTTCTCACCCCCGACGCCGGCTTCGCGATCGCCGAACGGGAAGTCACCCCCAAAGAGGTTGGCGGATCGCCGAGGCACAACACCGACATCGTGCTCGGCGTCGTCCGTGCCGGCAAGCTGGTGCGCGTCGATGACGAGCAGGTCGATGCGCTCGAAAACGGGGACCGGCTGCTGTACATCCGCAGCGCGGACGCCGAGCGGTGA
- a CDS encoding DoxX family protein, with amino-acid sequence MTTPVPELQQIANPKRAHLMGAGLVGMGVLHFVAPKPFDTIIPEELPGSARFYTYASGVAEMGVGGLLLAPKTRRLGALAAIALFVGVFPGNVNMVRLWKDKPLPMRIGAIARLPLQIPMITEAFKIYRSTSRVEHSAAVEPS; translated from the coding sequence ATGACCACACCCGTACCCGAACTGCAGCAGATCGCCAATCCCAAGCGCGCACACCTGATGGGCGCCGGCCTGGTCGGCATGGGCGTCCTGCACTTCGTGGCTCCCAAGCCGTTCGACACGATCATCCCGGAGGAGCTGCCGGGCAGCGCCCGCTTCTACACCTATGCCTCCGGCGTGGCCGAAATGGGAGTGGGCGGCCTGCTGCTGGCGCCCAAGACGCGCCGCCTCGGTGCGCTGGCGGCCATCGCCCTGTTCGTCGGCGTGTTTCCGGGCAACGTGAACATGGTCCGGTTGTGGAAAGACAAGCCACTCCCGATGCGTATCGGGGCGATCGCCCGCCTGCCACTGCAGATCCCGATGATCACCGAGGCGTTCAAGATCTATCGCTCGACAAGCCGCGTGGAGCATTCGGCTGCGGTTGAGCCTTCTTGA
- a CDS encoding RNA-guided endonuclease TnpB family protein yields the protein MSRHTTFCYCLDPAVEQNEVLSRHAGASRFAFNQCLQIVKTALTDRTTDPGVEVPWTGFDLINAFNAWKKTADAGRVFTVDVDGVADIVVTGLSWRREVCQQVFEEAAVDLGRGLKAWSDSRLGKHKSKRVGFPRFKKKTTAIPSFRLRNKHPKGARAAIRVGDNNKVRSVTLPGIGAIAVHDDTRRLRRMLAKNRAKILFATITCHGGRWWIALNVEAADLHPDHQHPTRPGDGGGSVGVDRGLLLFLVAATADGTELARISHAPKALATGMSKQRRLAKSLSHKKKGSRNRKDAAARLGRHHHRVANVRRHFLHQVSSELVKTHDRLVIENLNVAGMLRNHRLARAVSDAGWSEFARMLRYKQAWRGGLLIEADRWFPSTRLCPQCGTINSEMTLADRVFTCFCGYSADRDTNAALNLARWGDTHHDAHRYPDPQAGGRATNARRRDGADQHPRVGETSPKDAGTDVHTAPAA from the coding sequence ATGAGCCGTCACACCACATTCTGCTACTGCCTGGACCCCGCCGTCGAGCAGAACGAGGTGCTGTCCCGGCATGCCGGAGCGTCGCGGTTCGCGTTTAACCAGTGCCTACAGATAGTGAAAACCGCGCTCACCGACCGCACGACCGATCCGGGCGTCGAGGTGCCATGGACGGGGTTTGATCTGATCAATGCGTTCAACGCGTGGAAGAAAACCGCCGACGCGGGCCGGGTCTTCACTGTCGACGTCGACGGCGTGGCCGACATAGTGGTGACCGGCTTGTCGTGGCGGCGCGAGGTGTGTCAGCAGGTGTTCGAGGAAGCCGCTGTCGACCTGGGCAGGGGCCTGAAAGCGTGGTCGGATTCACGCTTAGGCAAGCACAAAAGCAAGCGGGTCGGGTTCCCCCGGTTCAAGAAGAAAACCACGGCTATTCCGTCGTTTCGGCTGCGCAACAAACACCCCAAAGGCGCGCGTGCGGCCATCCGCGTCGGCGACAACAACAAGGTCCGGTCGGTCACACTGCCGGGCATCGGAGCGATCGCGGTGCACGATGACACCCGCCGGCTGCGGCGCATGCTCGCCAAGAACCGCGCGAAAATCCTGTTCGCCACTATCACCTGTCACGGCGGCCGCTGGTGGATCGCGTTGAACGTCGAGGCCGCCGATCTGCACCCCGACCACCAGCACCCGACTCGCCCTGGCGATGGTGGCGGTTCGGTGGGTGTGGACCGTGGCCTGTTGTTGTTTCTGGTCGCCGCCACCGCCGACGGTACCGAACTCGCCCGTATCAGCCACGCGCCCAAAGCGCTGGCCACCGGAATGTCCAAGCAACGACGGCTGGCTAAGTCGTTGTCACACAAGAAGAAAGGATCACGCAACCGCAAGGATGCCGCCGCCCGGTTGGGCCGGCATCATCATCGTGTCGCCAATGTGCGCCGCCATTTCCTGCACCAGGTATCAAGTGAGTTGGTCAAGACCCACGACCGGCTCGTCATCGAAAACCTCAACGTGGCAGGCATGCTGCGCAATCACCGGCTGGCTCGAGCCGTTTCCGATGCGGGCTGGTCAGAGTTCGCCCGGATGCTGCGTTACAAGCAAGCCTGGCGCGGCGGGCTGCTCATCGAAGCCGACCGCTGGTTTCCCTCGACCCGACTATGCCCGCAATGCGGGACGATCAACAGCGAGATGACGCTGGCCGATCGCGTCTTCACCTGTTTTTGCGGATATAGCGCCGACAGAGATACCAACGCCGCGCTGAATCTGGCCCGCTGGGGCGACACCCACCACGACGCCCATCGATACCCGGACCCCCAAGCAGGGGGCCGGGCCACCAATGCTCGCCGACGGGACGGCGCTGACCAACACCCCCGTGTTGGTGAAACCAGCCCGAAAGACGCGGGAACCGACGTTCACACCGCACCCGCGGCCTGA